In Paenibacillus durus, the DNA window TCCCTTCAGGGCAGGCTAAACCATCTTATTGAACTCTTTTCGCAGTCGTTTGATTATTCTTTTTTCCAGACGGGAAATATAGGATTGGGAGATGCCGAGCAGATCGGCGACGTCTTTCTGCGTCTTCTCCTCGCCGCCGCGCAGACCGAACCGCAGTTCCATAATGAGCCGCTCCCGCTCGCTCAGCTTCTCCAGCGCCTTCTGCAGCAGCTTGCGGTCCACCTGCTCCTCGATGTTCCGGTAGATGGTATCATTTTCCGTCCCCAGCACGTCCGATAGCAGCAGTTCATTTCCGTCCCAGTCGATGTTAAGCGGCTCATCAAAGGATACCTCGCTGCGCGTCTTGTTGTTGCGGCGCAGATACATGAGGATTTCATTCTCGA includes these proteins:
- the sigE gene encoding RNA polymerase sporulation sigma factor SigE, which codes for MIKWKLTLQLQYYRVLFLLGLKSQEIYYIGGSEALPPPLTREEEDYLLQRLPSGDAAVRAMLIERNLRLVVYIARKFENTGINIEDLVSIGAIGLIKAVNTFDPEKKIKLATYASRCIENEILMYLRRNNKTRSEVSFDEPLNIDWDGNELLLSDVLGTENDTIYRNIEEQVDRKLLQKALEKLSERERLIMELRFGLRGGEEKTQKDVADLLGISQSYISRLEKRIIKRLRKEFNKMV